From Brassica oleracea var. oleracea cultivar TO1000 chromosome C3, BOL, whole genome shotgun sequence, a single genomic window includes:
- the LOC106331677 gene encoding protein DCL, chloroplastic, translating to MAEQQEIVNTVSAEANPDPKAVMEVEAAAPKADETSDKRGREQTEETEDGGETKKQKVGEEEKSNGPVKLGPKEFVSSVAMFDYFTKFMHFWPTGLDVNKYEQMVLLDLIKKGHSEPDKKIGGGIKAFQVRTHPMWKSRCFFLVREDDSADDFSFRKCVDQILPLPENMKAPGSTGNGHGGGGRGGGGRRGGRGGGRGGRFRR from the exons ATGGCGGAGCAACAAGAGATCGTCAATACCGTGTCGGCTGAAGCGAACCCAGACCCGAAAGCAGTGATGGAAGTCGAAGCCGCGGCTCCAAAAGCCGATGAGACGTCTGACAAGCGTGGGAGAGAGCAGACGGAGGAAACAGAGGACGGAGGCGAAACGAAGAAGCAGAAGGTGGGAGAGGAAGAGAAGTCCAACGGTCCGGTGAAGCTGGGTCCGAAGGAGTTTGTTAGCTCTGTGGCGATGTTCGACTACTTTACCAAGTTTATGCACTTTTGGCCAACTGGTCTCGATGTTAACAAG TATGAGCAAATGGTCTTGCTAGATCTGATCAAGAAGGGCCATTCTGAGCCTGACAAGAAGATTGGGGGAGGGATCAAAGCCTTCCAAGTTAGAACCCACCCCATGTGGAAAAGCCGGTGCTTCTTTCTTGTTAGGGAAGACGACTCCGCAGACGATTTCAGCTTCAGGAAGTGCGTTGATCAGATCCTCCCCTTGCCTGAAAACATGAAGGCTCCCGGATCTACCGGCAATGGACATGGTGGGGGAGGTCGTGGTGGTGGTGGAAGAAGAGGCGGTCGTGGTGGTGGTAGAGGAGGGAGATTCAGAAGATGA